In Carya illinoinensis cultivar Pawnee chromosome 6, C.illinoinensisPawnee_v1, whole genome shotgun sequence, a single genomic region encodes these proteins:
- the LOC122313481 gene encoding uncharacterized protein LOC122313481 isoform X2 yields MEVFNKSKAVKLRSHLDKYLCADDDQKTVRQRRNGSSRRAAWFVEFVEGKSHAIRLRSYHGTYLTAADEGFLLGMTGQRVIQKVPEKGHFWKCEWVPIKDGFQVKLRSWSGKYLRANGGTPPWRNSVTHDDPHTTSTQNWTLWDVQAVEVDSITEFMLYLSSSSSLSDEVLGSEPESPMSVISTTSPTPFYSNQSEYSNIFRSGMDLFQNAKAVRLRSHHDKYLLAEEDEESVIQDRYGSSKTARWTVEFVPDSHHIIRLKSCYNRYLTASNQPFLLGMTGRKVVQSLPRRPDSSVEWEPIREGNQVKLRTRYGNFLRANGGLPPWRNSVTHDIPHRTSTQDWILWDVDIIEILVQSPSFKSQPPLPLPPSDSLHFDDSSSPSSVSIKSGKFSRQESTDSNVSSPPKSEGRTIYYQVAADNGDVDDETVEGYSFTFKGNGVDELTHKFVEETGLEGIILCHRNPLNGKLYPLRLQLPPNNTTMNVIVVLSSSKAAKDFAQQGL; encoded by the exons ATGGAGGTTTTCAACAAATCCAAGGCCGTGAAGCTCCGAAGCCACCTAGACAAGTACCTCTGCGCCGACGATGATCAAAAGACGGTACGTCAGAGGCGCAACGGCTCGTCGCGCAGAGCCGCATGGTTCGTAGAGTTCGTCGAAGGGAAAAGCCACGCGATACGCTTGAGGAGCTACCACGGAACGTACCTCACCGCCGCGGACGAGGGATTTCTTCTGGGCATGACCGGGCAGAGGGTGATTCAGAAGGTGCCGGAGAAAGGCCACTTCTGGAAGTGCGAGTGGGTGCCGATAAAGGACGGGTTCCAGGTGAAGCTGAGGAGCTGGTCCGGCAAATACCTCCGCGCCAACGGAGGGACTCCGCCGTGGAGGAACTCGGTCACGCACGACGACCCGCACACCACGTCCACGCAGAACTGGACCCTCTGGGATGTGCAGGCGGTGGAGGTCGACTCGATTACGGAGTTCATGTTGTATCTGTCGAGCTCATCTTCTCTGTCCGATGAGGTTTTGGGGTCGGAACCGGAGTCCCCCATGTCCGTTATCTCCACCACGTCCCCGACGCCGTTTTATTCAAATCAG AGCGAGTATTCCAACATATTCCGGTCTGGAATGGATCTCTTCCAAAACGCCAAGGCGGTGCGCCTTCGTAGCCACCACGACAAGTACCTCTTGGCCGAGGAGGACGAGGAGTCCGTGATCCAAGATCGATATGGATCGTCCAAGACCGCCCGCTGGACTGTCGAGTTCGTGCCGGATTCACATCACATCATCCGCCTTAAGAGCTGCTACAACAGGTACCTCACCGCCTCCAACCAACCCTTCTTGCTCGGAATGACTGGTCGCAAGGTCGTCCAGTCTCTGCCCCGGAGGCCCGACTCCTCCGTCGAGTGGGAGCCCATCAGAGAAGGGAACCAGGTCAAGCTCAGGACCCGTTACGGAAACTTCTTGAGGGCCAATGGCGGCTTGCCACCTTGGCGGAACTCCGTGACCCATGATATTCCTCACAGGACGTCCACCCAAGATTGGATACTTTGGGATGTTGATATCATCGAGATTCTGGTTCAGTCTCCGTCTTTTAAATCTCAGCCTCCTCTGCCACTTCCACCTTCCGACTCTCTGCATTTCGATGATTCGAGCTCACCATCTTCGGTTTCCATCAAATCCGGGAAATTTTCGAGACAAGAG TCTACAGATTCTAATGTGAGTTCGCCACCCAAGTCGGAAGGGAGGACTATATATTACCAAGTGGCCGCTGATAATGGTGATGTGGACGACGAAACAGTGGAGGGATATTCTTTTACTTTTAAGGGGAATGGCGTTGATGAATTGACTCATAAATTCGTGGAAGAGACGGGATTAGAGGGTATCATCCTGTGTCATCGCAATCCCTTGAATGGAAAACTATATCCCCTTCGCTTGCAGCTTCCTCCAAACAACACGACTATGAATGTCATAGTCGTTCTGTCTTCGTCAAAAG
- the LOC122313481 gene encoding uncharacterized protein LOC122313481 isoform X1, translating to MEVFNKSKAVKLRSHLDKYLCADDDQKTVRQRRNGSSRRAAWFVEFVEGKSHAIRLRSYHGTYLTAADEGFLLGMTGQRVIQKVPEKGHFWKCEWVPIKDGFQVKLRSWSGKYLRANGGTPPWRNSVTHDDPHTTSTQNWTLWDVQAVEVDSITEFMLYLSSSSSLSDEVLGSEPESPMSVISTTSPTPFYSNQAQSEYSNIFRSGMDLFQNAKAVRLRSHHDKYLLAEEDEESVIQDRYGSSKTARWTVEFVPDSHHIIRLKSCYNRYLTASNQPFLLGMTGRKVVQSLPRRPDSSVEWEPIREGNQVKLRTRYGNFLRANGGLPPWRNSVTHDIPHRTSTQDWILWDVDIIEILVQSPSFKSQPPLPLPPSDSLHFDDSSSPSSVSIKSGKFSRQESTDSNVSSPPKSEGRTIYYQVAADNGDVDDETVEGYSFTFKGNGVDELTHKFVEETGLEGIILCHRNPLNGKLYPLRLQLPPNNTTMNVIVVLSSSKAAKDFAQQGL from the exons ATGGAGGTTTTCAACAAATCCAAGGCCGTGAAGCTCCGAAGCCACCTAGACAAGTACCTCTGCGCCGACGATGATCAAAAGACGGTACGTCAGAGGCGCAACGGCTCGTCGCGCAGAGCCGCATGGTTCGTAGAGTTCGTCGAAGGGAAAAGCCACGCGATACGCTTGAGGAGCTACCACGGAACGTACCTCACCGCCGCGGACGAGGGATTTCTTCTGGGCATGACCGGGCAGAGGGTGATTCAGAAGGTGCCGGAGAAAGGCCACTTCTGGAAGTGCGAGTGGGTGCCGATAAAGGACGGGTTCCAGGTGAAGCTGAGGAGCTGGTCCGGCAAATACCTCCGCGCCAACGGAGGGACTCCGCCGTGGAGGAACTCGGTCACGCACGACGACCCGCACACCACGTCCACGCAGAACTGGACCCTCTGGGATGTGCAGGCGGTGGAGGTCGACTCGATTACGGAGTTCATGTTGTATCTGTCGAGCTCATCTTCTCTGTCCGATGAGGTTTTGGGGTCGGAACCGGAGTCCCCCATGTCCGTTATCTCCACCACGTCCCCGACGCCGTTTTATTCAAATCAG GCGCAGAGCGAGTATTCCAACATATTCCGGTCTGGAATGGATCTCTTCCAAAACGCCAAGGCGGTGCGCCTTCGTAGCCACCACGACAAGTACCTCTTGGCCGAGGAGGACGAGGAGTCCGTGATCCAAGATCGATATGGATCGTCCAAGACCGCCCGCTGGACTGTCGAGTTCGTGCCGGATTCACATCACATCATCCGCCTTAAGAGCTGCTACAACAGGTACCTCACCGCCTCCAACCAACCCTTCTTGCTCGGAATGACTGGTCGCAAGGTCGTCCAGTCTCTGCCCCGGAGGCCCGACTCCTCCGTCGAGTGGGAGCCCATCAGAGAAGGGAACCAGGTCAAGCTCAGGACCCGTTACGGAAACTTCTTGAGGGCCAATGGCGGCTTGCCACCTTGGCGGAACTCCGTGACCCATGATATTCCTCACAGGACGTCCACCCAAGATTGGATACTTTGGGATGTTGATATCATCGAGATTCTGGTTCAGTCTCCGTCTTTTAAATCTCAGCCTCCTCTGCCACTTCCACCTTCCGACTCTCTGCATTTCGATGATTCGAGCTCACCATCTTCGGTTTCCATCAAATCCGGGAAATTTTCGAGACAAGAG TCTACAGATTCTAATGTGAGTTCGCCACCCAAGTCGGAAGGGAGGACTATATATTACCAAGTGGCCGCTGATAATGGTGATGTGGACGACGAAACAGTGGAGGGATATTCTTTTACTTTTAAGGGGAATGGCGTTGATGAATTGACTCATAAATTCGTGGAAGAGACGGGATTAGAGGGTATCATCCTGTGTCATCGCAATCCCTTGAATGGAAAACTATATCCCCTTCGCTTGCAGCTTCCTCCAAACAACACGACTATGAATGTCATAGTCGTTCTGTCTTCGTCAAAAG